The following nucleotide sequence is from Mesobacillus jeotgali.
AATTAGAGGCAGCAAGCCTTGATGGTTGCTTATAGAAATGACAGGAGCACTCAATTCATTGATTGTTGCCTGCTGGGCTTTCAAAATTTTTTGTGAGTATTTGTAAGTAGCCTCGACGAATCGTAAAATGACTTCATCCATCTCCTTAAGGATGACATCATACCAGGCATCAACTTCATCCCTTGTTATTGTCGGATTCATCTCAGCAAATTTACGGACATATTTAAAATACTGATTCCTAACGTTTTTAAATTCCTTGATCACGTATTGAATAGGGGTATTAATATGTTCAATATCACTTGCTATTTCGATGATCCAGGGTTCAAAGTCCTGAAAAAATTCTTGTTCCCCTTTATTGAATAATTCAATAAAGTGCAAATGAAAATCATGATTCTGTTTTTTTAAAGCTTTGATTACCTCAGGGTCATTAGACGCGTAAACACCTGCAGTATTCGACTTATCTATATTTTCATACCATTCTTCAGTTAGATTAAAGCTATTTTCTTTAAGATATTCATATAAGTACTGATTTCTGTGCACCAAGCTTCCCCCCGTCTCGAAATGCACCACATGAACTAGTTAACAAGATGTAATATTATTTATTGCTGTATTATACCAAAATTCCTGCCTTATATAAAAATATAAGGATACTAAGCTAATCTTATAGAGGTTGCCTGCACTTATTTTCTACTCCATCTTATGTTTGTCCCTTAACTCAGGCGGAGCCATTTTTATAATCTGTTGAAAAATGATAAGCAGCACACCTACGTCATCAACAACACCAATCAAGGTTAAGAAGTCGGGAATGATATCGAATGGCAGCAGAAAATAGCCAATGATCAATCCAACTGAAATTAATTTTTGCTTTAATGGCACTAAACCGGAAGTAAAGAACTCTATTAAAAAAGGGATGAATTTTTTCACTTTGAAAACAAGCCTGATTCTTTTCAAAAACTTTTTCATAACAGCTCTCCTTTCAACTCGTACTATCCACATTTACTTTTTATTAATTATTGGCTCTGTTAAACTAGGCTGTTGATTTTCGTTACAGGCGCTTCGCTTTCCGCGGGGCTGGAGCTGAGCGTCCTTTGTCGCTTTGCTCCTGCGGGGTCTCATCTGACCAGCTTAGCCCGCAGGACATTGAATTACTTTCTCGAATTTGCCAGCGCACGATGGAAATGCGCTAGCATTTTCGCAGGAGTCTACGCGCCTTCCACTACAATCAACAGAGCTTAAAACAACAATGGGCTATAACAGAGCCAAATATTAAAACATTGCAAATGAATCGGACAATCATTAATACGTACAAAGAGTAGATTTGTTTCATATATGAAACCAAAAAAACAGCCAAATTTAAATTGGCTGCTTTCCGAATTAAATATAGCCTACATTAACTTACTTTTTTTGCTGATCACAATAGTAATGGATCGCTTCTTTAAAAAATGCTGCTAGCCCCTCCTGGTATTTATCTATATTTTTTGTGAACCGGGGGTCATCCACATATAGATCACCCAGCCCGCGATATATCTCCAGTGTGCAATCATAATAATGGTCAGTGATAAATTGGCGCCAATCCGCTACTGCCTGCTGTACTTCTGAAGCTTCTGGTCCCTGGTCCATTCCGGCAATGAGCCGCTTATAGATATCATCTGTCTTACCCTGGATGTCTGCCCAGTCTTCAGCTGAATATCCAGAAGTCCTCTTCTCTACGTTTTCGACGGTCTCTATTCCATACTTCTTCTTCGCTTCCTCGCTATATTTCTTCTGGTGTTCTTCTATTTCCTTCATGTCAAATCCTTTAAACATATCCTTATCTGCCATTTTATAGCCTCCTTCTATTGAATCGATTGTCTGTTCAACTGTCTGGATCATCTCTTCTAACCGCTTTTTTTTGGCTAATAGCAATTCTTTATGCCTTTTCAAACTTTCTTTGCGGTTAAACTCAGGCCGTTCGATAATTCCCTTAATTTCTTGAAGAGAAAAGTCCATTTCCTTAAAAACCATTATCTGTTGAAGGCGCTCAAGATTCTCTTCAGAGTAAAGGCGATACCCGGAAGTGGATAACGC
It contains:
- a CDS encoding STAS domain-containing protein translates to MHRNQYLYEYLKENSFNLTEEWYENIDKSNTAGVYASNDPEVIKALKKQNHDFHLHFIELFNKGEQEFFQDFEPWIIEIASDIEHINTPIQYVIKEFKNVRNQYFKYVRKFAEMNPTITRDEVDAWYDVILKEMDEVILRFVEATYKYSQKILKAQQATINELSAPVISISNHQGLLPLIGDIDTSRAKMILENTLKQCNKRDIHHLFVDLSGVAMIDTMVAHQIFQLLNALKLIGVKTTLSGIRPEIAQTAVQLGLSFKDTEIRTSLAQALDQK
- a CDS encoding YkvA family protein — translated: MKKFLKRIRLVFKVKKFIPFLIEFFTSGLVPLKQKLISVGLIIGYFLLPFDIIPDFLTLIGVVDDVGVLLIIFQQIIKMAPPELRDKHKME
- a CDS encoding MerR family transcriptional regulator; the encoded protein is MYKVKEVAELTGVSVRTLHYYDRIGLLKPEALSTSGYRLYSEENLERLQQIMVFKEMDFSLQEIKGIIERPEFNRKESLKRHKELLLAKKKRLEEMIQTVEQTIDSIEGGYKMADKDMFKGFDMKEIEEHQKKYSEEAKKKYGIETVENVEKRTSGYSAEDWADIQGKTDDIYKRLIAGMDQGPEASEVQQAVADWRQFITDHYYDCTLEIYRGLGDLYVDDPRFTKNIDKYQEGLAAFFKEAIHYYCDQQKK